From one Erythrobacter sp. HKB08 genomic stretch:
- the rplI gene encoding 50S ribosomal protein L9, whose product MDIILLERIGNLGSIGDIVTVKDGYARNFLLPQKKALRANEANKKVFEANRERLEKENAERRTEAEKLGESVDGTEIVLLRASSNAGQLYGSVNVRDIVNGLNDKGHSVDKKQIVMGSPIKTIGMHDVTVALHPEVHVTVKANVARSEDEAELQSQGVDVLAQLFEEEQKEIEEAAAANQIDPTLEPGEIPAELLEEGVTPAEGEDAASDEAETDENAEG is encoded by the coding sequence ATGGATATCATTCTCCTCGAACGTATCGGCAACCTCGGCTCGATCGGCGACATCGTCACCGTGAAGGACGGCTACGCCCGCAACTTCCTGCTCCCGCAGAAGAAGGCCCTGCGTGCCAACGAAGCCAACAAGAAGGTCTTCGAAGCCAACCGCGAGCGCCTCGAGAAGGAAAACGCCGAGCGTCGTACCGAAGCCGAGAAGCTCGGTGAAAGCGTCGACGGCACCGAAATCGTCCTGCTTCGCGCTTCGTCGAACGCCGGCCAGCTGTACGGCTCGGTCAACGTTCGCGACATCGTGAACGGCCTGAACGACAAGGGTCACTCGGTCGACAAGAAGCAGATCGTCATGGGCAGCCCGATCAAGACGATCGGCATGCACGACGTGACCGTCGCCCTGCACCCGGAAGTCCACGTCACGGTGAAGGCGAATGTCGCCCGCTCCGAAGACGAGGCCGAACTGCAGAGCCAGGGTGTCGACGTTCTCGCCCAGCTGTTCGAAGAAGAGCAGAAGGAAATCGAGGAAGCGGCAGCTGCCAACCAGATCGACCCGACCCTCGAACCGGGTGAAATCCCGGCCGAGCTGCTCGAAGAAGGCGTTACCCCGGCAGAGGGTGAAGACGCCGCTTCGGACGAAGCAGAGACGGACGAAAACGCAGAAGGCTGA
- a CDS encoding AMP nucleosidase: MGHMDKIELVIEKITAIYDKAVEQLREDVIAFARNGALPSKERRNDGTYAYPELVLTFDGANHPADRSRAFGRLNEAGVYTTTITRPRLFADYLREQLDLICSDYDVSIDARPSRQEIPFPYVLDGEVGAELAGISPNDLARHFPATELADIGDELADGIELDDPEDEIPLSLFDGLRTDFSLARLAHYTGTSTDDFQNYILFTNYHRYVDEFVDWAGEQLGSNGYTKLAGAGGLELTERTSNARIQLSDTAWRRHQMPAYHLVGEGRGGITLVNIGVGPSNAKTICDHLAVLRPEAWLMIGHCGGLRPSQKIGDYVLAHAYLRDDHVLDPVLPPEIPLPAIAEVQQALAGAAEEVSGEHGSDLKKRMRTGTVVTTDDRNWELRYTQSAKRLSLSRAVGIDMESATIAAQGYRFRVPYGTLLCVSDKPLHGEIKLPGQANKFYEEAIAAHLQIGVTACRLLREEGPRLHSRKLRAFNEPPFR; this comes from the coding sequence ATAGGACACATGGACAAGATCGAACTGGTCATCGAGAAAATCACCGCAATCTACGACAAGGCGGTGGAACAGCTACGCGAAGACGTCATCGCCTTCGCCCGCAATGGCGCCCTCCCCTCGAAGGAGCGCCGCAACGACGGGACCTACGCCTATCCCGAACTCGTCCTGACCTTCGACGGTGCCAACCATCCTGCCGACCGCAGCCGCGCCTTCGGCCGGTTGAACGAGGCGGGTGTCTACACGACCACGATCACCCGTCCGCGCCTGTTTGCCGATTACCTGCGCGAACAGCTCGATCTCATCTGCAGCGACTACGACGTTTCCATCGACGCGCGCCCTTCGCGCCAGGAAATCCCCTTCCCCTACGTGCTCGACGGTGAAGTCGGCGCGGAGCTCGCCGGGATCAGCCCGAACGATCTCGCACGCCATTTCCCGGCGACCGAGCTGGCCGATATCGGCGATGAACTGGCGGACGGAATCGAGCTAGACGATCCGGAAGACGAGATCCCGCTGTCGCTGTTCGACGGCCTGCGGACCGACTTCAGCCTCGCCCGCCTCGCGCACTATACCGGCACCAGCACGGACGACTTCCAGAACTACATCCTGTTCACGAACTATCACCGCTATGTCGATGAATTCGTTGACTGGGCCGGTGAACAGCTCGGCAGCAACGGCTACACCAAGCTGGCTGGCGCGGGCGGCCTCGAACTGACCGAGCGGACCAGCAATGCGCGCATTCAGCTGTCCGACACGGCATGGCGCCGGCACCAGATGCCCGCCTACCACCTCGTCGGTGAAGGGCGCGGCGGGATCACTCTCGTCAACATCGGTGTCGGTCCATCCAACGCGAAGACGATCTGCGACCACCTTGCTGTGCTGCGCCCCGAAGCCTGGCTGATGATCGGCCACTGCGGCGGCCTGCGCCCGAGCCAGAAGATCGGCGACTACGTGCTCGCCCATGCATATCTGCGCGACGACCACGTGCTCGATCCGGTCCTACCGCCTGAAATCCCCCTCCCCGCCATTGCCGAGGTCCAGCAGGCCCTTGCTGGCGCGGCCGAAGAGGTTTCGGGCGAACACGGCAGCGACCTCAAGAAGCGTATGCGCACCGGCACGGTCGTCACCACCGACGACCGTAACTGGGAGCTTCGCTACACCCAGTCGGCCAAGCGCCTTTCGCTCAGCCGCGCCGTCGGCATCGACATGGAAAGCGCGACCATCGCCGCGCAGGGCTACCGCTTCCGCGTGCCTTACGGAACGCTGCTGTGCGTCTCGGACAAGCCGCTCCACGGCGAGATCAAGCTGCCGGGCCAGGCGAACAAGTTCTACGAGGAGGCGATCGCCGCCCACCTCCAGATCGGCGTCACAGCCTGCCGCCTGCTACGCGAGGAAGGTCCGCGCCTGCACAGCCGCAAGCTTCGCGCCTTCAACGAGCCGCCGTTCCGGTGA
- a CDS encoding RidA family protein: MKKTTHNPTPWMQGFGLNHAVEVEGGQRTLYLSGQTASAADGSPMHPGDLVAQYKAAWQCLLDALGSAGMDASNLVRLNYYTTDVDAFMAHADQIMSVHVEAGAQIVATLLGVTRLYDPAIMIEIEATAVG, encoded by the coding sequence ATGAAGAAAACGACGCATAATCCGACACCCTGGATGCAGGGCTTCGGTCTCAACCACGCCGTCGAGGTCGAGGGCGGCCAGCGGACGCTCTACCTATCGGGGCAGACGGCGTCCGCGGCCGATGGCTCGCCGATGCATCCGGGCGATCTCGTCGCGCAGTACAAGGCTGCTTGGCAGTGCCTGCTCGACGCGCTTGGCTCTGCGGGCATGGATGCGAGCAACCTCGTGCGGCTCAATTACTACACGACCGATGTCGATGCGTTCATGGCCCACGCCGACCAGATCATGTCGGTCCATGTAGAAGCGGGCGCGCAGATCGTCGCCACGCTGCTCGGCGTGACGCGGCTCTACGATCCGGCAATCATGATCGAGATCGAGGCGACCGCAGTCGGCTGA
- the rimK gene encoding 30S ribosomal protein S6--L-glutamate ligase: protein MKIAMLARNPKLYSHERLVEAAEQRGHTLDILNTTRCTVNIASHRPTLTYNGETVGKYDAVIPRIGASITNYGLAVLRQFEMGGVWPLNESVAIGRSRDKLRSMQILAKYGLGLPLTAYANDPKAAEEIIKAVNGPPVVIKLLEGTQGIGVVLAETMSSAKSVIEAFRGANVNILVQEFIKEAGGTDIRALVVGGKVVAAMKRTGAADDFRSNLHRGGSAEVIKITPEERSTAVRAAKHMGLNVCGVDMLRSNHGPVIMEVNSSPGLEGIEKATGKDVAGLIIEFIEKSAKAGKTKTKGRG, encoded by the coding sequence ATGAAAATCGCCATGCTGGCGCGCAATCCGAAGCTCTACTCGCACGAGCGCCTCGTCGAGGCGGCAGAGCAACGCGGGCACACGCTCGACATCCTCAATACGACGCGCTGCACGGTGAACATCGCCAGCCATCGTCCGACGCTGACCTACAATGGCGAGACCGTCGGCAAATACGACGCGGTGATCCCGCGCATCGGGGCCTCGATCACGAACTACGGCCTCGCGGTGCTGCGCCAGTTCGAGATGGGCGGCGTCTGGCCGCTCAACGAAAGCGTCGCCATCGGTCGCAGCCGCGACAAGCTGCGCTCGATGCAAATCCTCGCCAAATACGGCCTCGGCCTGCCGCTGACCGCCTATGCCAACGATCCCAAGGCGGCGGAGGAGATCATCAAGGCGGTCAACGGCCCGCCGGTGGTGATCAAGCTGCTCGAGGGCACGCAGGGCATCGGCGTCGTCCTCGCCGAGACGATGAGCAGCGCGAAGTCGGTAATCGAGGCATTCCGCGGCGCGAATGTGAACATCTTGGTGCAGGAGTTCATCAAGGAAGCCGGCGGGACCGACATTCGTGCGCTGGTCGTCGGCGGCAAGGTCGTCGCAGCGATGAAACGCACCGGCGCGGCGGACGATTTCCGCTCCAACCTGCACCGTGGCGGTAGCGCCGAGGTCATCAAGATCACCCCGGAAGAACGCTCGACCGCGGTACGCGCGGCCAAGCACATGGGCCTCAACGTCTGCGGCGTGGACATGCTGCGCTCGAACCACGGGCCGGTGATCATGGAGGTGAACTCCTCACCCGGCCTCGAAGGCATCGAGAAAGCGACGGGCAAGGACGTCGCCGGATTGATCATCGAATTCATCGAAAAGAGCGCGAAAGCGGGCAAGACCAAGACCAAGGGCAGAGGCTAG
- a CDS encoding RimK/LysX family protein, whose translation MSDKRKPLPVVGWRELVHLPELGLSGIPAKIDTGARTSSLHGTVIEELERDGEQYVRFAVDWDGERHVCEAVHVDIRGITSSNGKTQRRYVIKTPLKIGDEEFRAEISLADRSDMRFPMLIGRSSLRRRFVVDSGYSWLQTPELKTTKGHKP comes from the coding sequence TTGAGCGACAAACGTAAGCCACTGCCGGTCGTGGGCTGGCGGGAACTCGTGCATCTGCCCGAACTGGGCCTGAGCGGCATTCCCGCCAAGATCGACACCGGTGCCCGCACCTCCTCGCTGCACGGCACGGTGATCGAGGAACTCGAACGCGACGGGGAGCAATATGTGCGCTTCGCCGTCGACTGGGATGGCGAGCGCCACGTGTGCGAGGCAGTGCATGTCGACATCCGCGGCATCACCAGCTCGAACGGCAAGACGCAGCGCCGCTATGTCATCAAGACGCCGCTCAAGATCGGCGATGAAGAATTTCGTGCGGAAATCAGCCTGGCCGACCGGTCGGACATGCGGTTTCCGATGTTGATCGGACGATCGTCGCTGCGGCGCCGTTTCGTCGTCGATTCAGGTTACTCGTGGCTGCAAACGCCCGAACTCAAGACTACCAAGGGACACAAACCATGA
- a CDS encoding beta-propeller fold lactonase family protein: MVRFFKLVPLVALAACAPVSADLAEPGGQANASLEGQALFVANKFGNSLSKIDLASGEEVKRVDSCANPHELATSPDGEYVALACYGGTSVDIFRTGDLARVRSVELGENARPHGIVWWTDDDLYVTAEGRQSVFWIRRPVGEVETFEYSTGKRGSHMLAVSPNGNHAWTMDLGSGTVTLVDLKTRRAPLSVEVGVEPEGISLSPDGKALWVSARGSNKAIELDPMTLEVRNEVATGRFPLRLAIRPQGDVAVTSDLQDGSLTVIDLAKAESVRTIAVSSPEEAEERFQVTILWSDDGKRVYVAETASDTIAEVDYETGKVLRRLQAGDGGDGLAILD, encoded by the coding sequence ATGGTGAGGTTTTTCAAGCTTGTCCCGCTGGTTGCGCTGGCAGCCTGCGCCCCGGTTTCGGCCGACCTGGCCGAGCCGGGAGGGCAAGCGAATGCCTCGCTCGAAGGGCAGGCGCTGTTCGTCGCGAACAAGTTCGGCAACTCCTTGTCGAAAATCGACCTTGCCAGCGGCGAGGAAGTGAAGCGCGTCGACAGCTGCGCCAATCCGCACGAGCTGGCGACCTCGCCGGATGGGGAATATGTCGCGCTCGCCTGCTATGGCGGGACGAGCGTCGATATCTTCCGCACCGGCGATCTTGCGCGCGTGCGCTCCGTCGAGCTTGGCGAGAATGCCCGGCCGCACGGTATCGTGTGGTGGACCGACGACGATCTCTATGTGACGGCCGAGGGGCGCCAATCGGTCTTCTGGATCAGGCGTCCGGTTGGAGAGGTCGAGACTTTCGAATATTCGACCGGCAAGCGGGGCAGCCACATGCTGGCGGTATCGCCCAACGGCAATCACGCCTGGACGATGGATCTCGGCTCCGGGACGGTCACGCTGGTCGACCTCAAGACGCGCCGCGCTCCTTTGTCGGTCGAGGTCGGGGTCGAGCCTGAAGGCATCTCGCTGTCGCCCGACGGCAAGGCGCTGTGGGTATCCGCGCGCGGTTCGAACAAGGCGATCGAGCTCGATCCCATGACGCTCGAGGTCCGCAACGAGGTGGCGACGGGCCGATTCCCGCTGCGCCTCGCGATCCGGCCGCAGGGCGACGTTGCGGTCACGTCCGACCTGCAGGATGGCTCGCTGACGGTTATCGACCTCGCGAAGGCAGAGTCAGTGCGCACTATCGCGGTTTCCAGCCCGGAAGAGGCCGAGGAACGCTTCCAGGTGACGATCCTGTGGTCGGACGATGGCAAGCGCGTCTATGTCGCGGAAACAGCCTCGGACACGATTGCCGAAGTCGACTACGAAACAGGGAAAGTTCTCCGCCGGCTGCAGGCCGGTGACGGCGGGGACGGATTGGCGATACTCGATTGA
- a CDS encoding M2 family metallopeptidase produces the protein MKFASVALAALAVSLAAPAYADHHGGEKSEASEAFPMTPQGAADWVAMVEKDLFDYSVEAGRVYWINSTYITEDTDALAAKIGAQGTEKSVKYALEAAKYATVDGLDAEVGRKLDMLRNGIVLPAPTTDGAATELNEIATKLNSLYGKGRGTLNGEEINGSDIEAEMGNIDRSPEELAEMWASWHTNVGAPMKDDYARMVEIANEGAKELGFTNVGAMWRSGYDMPADDFAAETERLWQEVKPLYDSLHTYVRWNLNEKYGDAVQPATGPIRADLLGNMWAQEWGNIYPLVAPEGAGDIGYDLTDLIAQKGLSEIDMVRVGEQFFSSLGFEPLPETFYQRSQFVKPADREVVCHASAWDIDNKDDIRIKMCIKQNADDFITIHHELGHNYYQRAYNEQDYLHLNGANDGFHEAIGDMIALSITPEYLVQIDMLDRADVPGPDKDIGLLLRQAMDKVAFLPFGLLVDKWRWGVFDGSITPDQYNTAWHDLKREYQGITPPVDRPADAFDPGAKYHIPGNTPYTRYFLARILQFQFYKAACDQAGWEGPLHRCSFYGNEEVGENLNAMLEMGASKPWPDALEAFTGTREMSGKAMVEYFAPLKAWLDEQNAGKPTGW, from the coding sequence ATGAAATTCGCATCCGTTGCGCTTGCCGCGCTGGCCGTTTCGCTTGCGGCGCCCGCCTATGCCGACCATCACGGCGGCGAGAAGAGCGAGGCAAGTGAAGCTTTCCCGATGACGCCGCAGGGCGCTGCCGACTGGGTCGCCATGGTCGAGAAGGACCTGTTCGACTACTCGGTCGAAGCGGGCCGGGTTTATTGGATCAACTCGACCTACATCACCGAAGATACCGATGCGCTAGCAGCCAAGATCGGCGCGCAAGGCACGGAAAAATCCGTCAAATACGCACTCGAAGCGGCCAAGTATGCGACCGTCGACGGCCTCGATGCCGAAGTAGGCCGCAAGCTCGACATGCTGCGCAACGGCATCGTCCTGCCCGCACCGACCACCGATGGCGCGGCGACTGAACTCAACGAGATCGCGACCAAGCTCAACAGCCTCTACGGCAAGGGCCGCGGCACGCTGAACGGCGAGGAAATCAACGGGTCGGACATCGAGGCCGAGATGGGCAATATCGATCGTTCGCCCGAAGAGCTCGCTGAGATGTGGGCCAGCTGGCACACCAATGTCGGCGCGCCGATGAAGGACGACTATGCCCGCATGGTCGAAATCGCCAATGAAGGCGCCAAGGAACTCGGCTTCACCAATGTCGGCGCCATGTGGCGTTCGGGCTACGACATGCCGGCCGACGACTTCGCGGCCGAGACCGAGCGTCTGTGGCAGGAAGTGAAGCCGCTCTACGACAGCCTGCACACCTATGTCCGCTGGAACCTCAACGAGAAATACGGCGATGCGGTGCAGCCCGCGACAGGCCCGATCCGCGCCGACCTGCTCGGAAATATGTGGGCGCAGGAATGGGGCAACATCTACCCACTCGTCGCGCCCGAGGGTGCCGGCGACATCGGCTACGACCTGACCGACCTTATCGCCCAGAAGGGCCTGTCTGAAATCGACATGGTCCGCGTCGGCGAACAGTTCTTCTCCTCGCTCGGCTTCGAGCCGCTGCCGGAGACCTTCTACCAGCGCAGCCAGTTCGTGAAGCCGGCAGACCGCGAAGTCGTGTGCCACGCAAGCGCGTGGGACATCGACAACAAGGACGACATCCGCATCAAGATGTGCATCAAGCAGAATGCGGACGACTTCATCACCATCCACCACGAGCTCGGCCACAACTACTACCAGCGCGCCTATAACGAGCAGGACTACCTGCACCTCAACGGCGCGAACGACGGCTTCCACGAGGCTATCGGCGACATGATCGCCCTGTCGATCACGCCGGAATACCTCGTCCAGATCGACATGCTCGACCGCGCGGACGTTCCGGGCCCGGACAAGGATATCGGCCTGCTCCTGCGCCAGGCGATGGACAAGGTCGCGTTCCTCCCGTTCGGCCTGCTGGTCGACAAGTGGCGCTGGGGCGTGTTCGACGGCTCGATCACGCCGGACCAGTACAACACCGCTTGGCACGACCTGAAGCGCGAGTACCAGGGCATTACCCCGCCGGTCGATCGTCCGGCCGACGCCTTCGATCCGGGTGCGAAGTATCACATCCCGGGCAACACGCCGTACACCCGCTACTTCCTTGCTCGCATCCTGCAGTTCCAGTTCTACAAGGCTGCGTGCGACCAGGCAGGCTGGGAAGGGCCGCTCCACCGCTGCTCGTTCTATGGCAACGAGGAAGTCGGCGAGAACCTCAACGCAATGCTCGAAATGGGCGCTTCGAAGCCGTGGCCCGACGCGCTCGAGGCGTTCACCGGAACCCGCGAGATGAGCGGCAAGGCGATGGTCGAATACTTCGCACCGCTCAAGGCATGGCTCGACGAGCAGAATGCTGGTAAGCCCACCGGATGGTGA
- a CDS encoding alpha/beta fold hydrolase, with protein MSELRRETIASFDGTELAVHRMGEGRPVLLLHGLFSSAEMNWIRFGHAKKLADAGLEAIMPDLRAHGESGKPHDVAAYPPDVLARDAAALVEALGLDDFDLVGFSLGARTSARAVINGLAPRKLVLAGMGLEGLAGWNRRAAFFIDAIDRFEEVKRGDPAFMAVSFMKTMKVDRDAARLLLNSVADTQPEALAAITMPTMVLCGDKDNDNGSAQKLVEALPDAHYVEIPGTHMSSVTEPEMGDALVEFLGD; from the coding sequence ATGAGCGAACTTCGACGCGAAACGATCGCGAGCTTCGATGGAACCGAGCTCGCCGTGCACCGCATGGGCGAGGGCAGGCCGGTGCTGTTGCTCCACGGCCTTTTCTCGAGCGCGGAAATGAACTGGATACGCTTCGGCCATGCGAAGAAACTCGCCGATGCGGGTCTCGAGGCGATTATGCCGGACCTGCGCGCACACGGTGAAAGCGGAAAACCGCATGATGTCGCCGCCTATCCGCCCGATGTACTGGCAAGAGACGCCGCCGCGCTGGTCGAGGCGCTCGGCCTCGACGATTTCGACCTCGTCGGCTTCTCGCTCGGAGCGCGAACCTCGGCGCGCGCGGTCATCAACGGGCTTGCTCCGCGCAAGCTGGTATTGGCGGGCATGGGCCTTGAGGGGCTGGCAGGGTGGAACCGCCGCGCCGCCTTCTTCATCGATGCGATCGACCGCTTCGAAGAGGTCAAACGCGGCGATCCGGCGTTCATGGCGGTCAGCTTCATGAAGACCATGAAAGTCGATCGCGACGCGGCGCGCCTGCTGCTCAACTCCGTGGCCGACACCCAACCCGAAGCGCTCGCGGCAATCACCATGCCGACGATGGTGCTGTGCGGCGACAAGGACAACGACAACGGTTCGGCGCAAAAGCTCGTCGAAGCGCTGCCCGATGCCCATTACGTCGAGATACCGGGCACGCATATGAGCTCGGTCACCGAGCCGGAAATGGGCGATGCGCTGGTGGAGTTCCTCGGTGACTGA
- a CDS encoding 2-hydroxychromene-2-carboxylate isomerase — translation MTLQADLFFSFRSPYSYLAVGRYRAMAEEYDVDITLRTVMPIAIRDPDILFTGNPAAPRYIVLDCMRSAQMQGIPLRWPRPDPVVQNFQTREIPKEQPYIFRISRLGQAATRRGKGLAFADEASRVIWSGEVDNWHEGDHLANAAQRAGLDLAELDAEAVSDADALDAEIGENQKALEAAGHWGVPTLVFEGEPFFGQDRVEMAKWRMEQKGLAKR, via the coding sequence ATGACACTGCAAGCCGATCTCTTCTTCAGCTTCCGCTCGCCATACTCCTACCTCGCCGTGGGGCGTTATCGCGCCATGGCGGAGGAGTACGATGTCGACATCACCCTGCGCACGGTGATGCCGATCGCCATTCGCGATCCCGATATCCTCTTCACCGGCAACCCGGCAGCGCCGCGCTACATCGTGCTCGACTGCATGCGTTCCGCGCAGATGCAGGGCATTCCGCTGCGCTGGCCGCGTCCGGACCCGGTCGTGCAGAACTTCCAGACGCGCGAGATTCCGAAGGAGCAGCCCTACATCTTCCGCATCAGCCGCCTCGGGCAGGCAGCGACGCGGCGAGGGAAGGGGTTGGCCTTCGCCGACGAGGCTTCGAGGGTCATCTGGTCGGGCGAAGTCGATAACTGGCACGAGGGCGACCACCTTGCCAATGCGGCCCAGCGGGCCGGGCTCGACCTGGCCGAGCTCGATGCCGAAGCGGTCTCCGATGCCGATGCGCTCGATGCGGAGATCGGCGAGAACCAGAAAGCGCTCGAAGCAGCGGGCCATTGGGGTGTGCCGACCCTCGTGTTCGAGGGTGAACCGTTCTTCGGGCAGGACCGTGTCGAGATGGCGAAGTGGCGCATGGAACAGAAGGGCCTGGCCAAGCGATGA
- a CDS encoding aspartate-semialdehyde dehydrogenase, with amino-acid sequence MGYRVAVVGATGNVGREMMQILAEREFPCDEVAAVASSRSVGTEVEFGDTGKMLKCKNIEHFDFTGWDIALFSAGSGPAKEYAPKAAAAGCVVIDNSSLYRMEPDVPLIVPEVNPDAIDDYKKRNIIANPNCSTAQLVVALKPLHDAAKIKRVVVSTYQSVSGAGKAGMDELFNQSRAIFVGDPVEPEKFTKQIAFNLIPHIDVFLDDGSTKEEWKMVVETKKILDPKIKLTATCVRVPVFVGHSEAVNIEFENEISAEQAQEILREAPGIMLVDKREDGGYVTPVECAGDGATYISRVREDPTVENGLTLWCVSDNLRKGAALNAVQIAELLGRRHLKKG; translated from the coding sequence TTGGGCTATCGCGTAGCCGTGGTCGGTGCGACCGGAAATGTCGGTCGTGAAATGATGCAGATCCTCGCCGAGCGCGAGTTCCCCTGCGACGAGGTCGCGGCGGTCGCATCGTCGCGTTCGGTCGGGACGGAAGTCGAATTCGGCGACACCGGCAAGATGCTCAAGTGCAAGAACATCGAGCATTTCGACTTCACCGGCTGGGATATCGCCCTGTTCTCGGCGGGCAGTGGCCCGGCGAAGGAATATGCGCCCAAGGCGGCGGCTGCCGGCTGCGTCGTGATCGACAACAGCTCGCTCTACCGCATGGAGCCGGACGTGCCGCTGATCGTGCCGGAAGTGAATCCGGACGCGATCGACGACTACAAGAAGCGCAACATCATCGCGAACCCGAACTGCTCGACCGCGCAGCTCGTCGTCGCGCTCAAGCCGCTGCACGATGCGGCGAAGATCAAGCGCGTCGTCGTCAGCACCTACCAGTCGGTTTCCGGAGCGGGCAAGGCGGGCATGGACGAGCTGTTCAACCAGAGCCGCGCCATCTTCGTCGGCGATCCGGTGGAGCCGGAGAAGTTCACCAAGCAGATCGCCTTCAACCTCATTCCGCACATCGATGTCTTCCTCGACGACGGCTCGACCAAGGAAGAGTGGAAGATGGTGGTCGAGACCAAGAAGATCCTCGACCCGAAGATCAAGCTGACCGCGACCTGCGTGCGCGTGCCGGTCTTCGTCGGCCACTCCGAAGCGGTGAACATCGAGTTCGAGAACGAGATCAGCGCCGAGCAGGCTCAGGAAATCCTGCGCGAGGCACCGGGCATCATGCTCGTCGACAAGCGCGAGGACGGCGGATACGTCACCCCGGTCGAATGCGCGGGCGACGGTGCCACCTACATCAGCCGCGTGCGCGAAGACCCGACGGTGGAGAACGGCCTCACCCTGTGGTGCGTGTCGGACAACCTGCGCAAGGGTGCCGCGCTCAACGCGGTGCAGATCGCCGAACTTCTCGGACGTCGCCACCTGAAGAAGGGGTGA